Proteins from one Vibrio pomeroyi genomic window:
- a CDS encoding DUF1566 domain-containing protein → MKNLLSITLIGLFSAGAMAQECSLDMEKSAPSTRYVANDNGTFSDELTGLTWMRCQLGKTWDAKTLACSGPAETYHWQSALAMVESINDQSGSHALHQFSGVKEWRMPNIKELVSLKEVACHSPAISHKVFGDTFNVEAGNLASFIWSSTPASDGQSVMTFDSINGEVYQYNAAQYKFSVLLVAE, encoded by the coding sequence ATGAAAAATTTACTCTCAATAACTTTAATTGGCCTATTTTCTGCGGGTGCAATGGCACAAGAATGTAGCCTAGATATGGAAAAATCGGCTCCAAGCACGCGCTATGTGGCGAACGATAATGGGACGTTTAGTGATGAACTCACAGGGCTGACTTGGATGCGTTGCCAGCTGGGGAAAACTTGGGATGCAAAAACGTTAGCTTGTAGTGGACCAGCTGAAACCTACCACTGGCAGAGTGCACTTGCTATGGTTGAATCAATTAATGACCAGAGTGGTAGTCATGCGTTGCATCAGTTCTCAGGTGTAAAAGAATGGCGTATGCCAAACATCAAAGAGTTAGTGTCATTAAAAGAAGTGGCATGCCACTCTCCAGCAATAAGTCACAAGGTGTTCGGTGATACGTTTAACGTTGAAGCAGGAAACTTGGCTTCATTTATATGGAGTTCGACTCCTGCAAGTGATGGACAGAGCGTGATGACGTTTGATTCCATTAATGGTGAGGTTTATCAGTACAACGCTGCACAATACAAGTTTAGTGTTTTATTAGTTGCAGAATGA
- a CDS encoding proprotein convertase P-domain-containing protein: MKKSSLYLALCLASATSSAAEWDYPIGSTVVTTQQEAKAYLENAYPEVGTLRFRYETQSKLGNHYNFDVLIEGEYQQQKSMVLSTNTDQQVLRVFRSLENTVLLNGNPTTAAELEAPRLLEAERPPSLSSGQVVATHVNVFSPDLRTMDRSAPPETLLTDVSQYPNSPSYVQTDVEVLNHSGGIYLTNDRVSQVDAAALYSIDPDSGAVTNRDASNFLAAEGVTKFTDLADLQNVDWQDTRFPQLMVFAHLDQSLRYISSLGFDVFDAPLEFDGRGLSADNSTYYYGPKATLFGVGGGSPDALDGDVILHELGHGIHYHIVKDWAYGHTGAIGEGFGDYWAGSFSFRTQYENAQTRGQEFEIDTVFNWDGYFGVRNTTRSLWNQRARYFRQAEYRPHESVAGELGDELWSTPLFQALKASVEQYGELAFKEFDSIILESMYGLGRGVKMHDLAESTLFVAQQLYPNRDYAEILKQKFDVHGLIIEPFKVEVPDHYVDPKKPLTIELYPTLRQAQVDGEINISELVKSFVSPPVNQLTIEATLPTGEVCGSSVTMNTNVDYRYSDTLKSQKWQHDLPLVYGLPVLESDIKELDSYLPDSRFSSTNQPIVGFKTFNFTLSGTDQIADENFGMYLEIEHPRLSDLVVTLISPKGTRVDLLNHKSTRFSGFDGYFTLKHDSVLDSFKGEPINGSWRLEIADYVNGETGSLKRWGLGTISKYECGETTTSPQEPIATNSSSGGSASPILILFMSLLSLGRSFATRYLPQMARLFKNKTRR; this comes from the coding sequence ATGAAGAAGAGTTCTCTTTATCTCGCTTTGTGCCTAGCTTCTGCAACAAGCAGTGCCGCTGAGTGGGATTACCCAATTGGCAGCACCGTTGTGACAACGCAACAAGAAGCTAAGGCTTATTTGGAAAATGCTTATCCTGAGGTTGGTACGCTAAGGTTTCGCTATGAAACACAGTCTAAATTGGGGAACCACTACAATTTCGATGTATTGATCGAAGGTGAGTATCAACAACAGAAGTCTATGGTTCTTTCGACGAATACCGACCAACAGGTGTTACGTGTTTTCAGAAGCTTAGAAAATACCGTGTTACTCAACGGAAATCCGACAACGGCTGCTGAGTTAGAAGCTCCTCGTTTATTAGAAGCAGAACGTCCACCGAGCTTAAGCAGTGGGCAAGTTGTTGCGACTCATGTGAACGTGTTCAGTCCAGATTTGAGAACTATGGACAGGTCTGCGCCACCAGAAACGCTATTAACGGATGTGAGCCAGTATCCTAACTCTCCGAGCTACGTCCAAACGGATGTGGAGGTGTTGAACCATAGTGGTGGAATCTACCTTACTAATGATCGTGTCTCTCAGGTTGATGCAGCTGCCTTATACTCGATTGACCCTGACTCGGGTGCTGTAACGAACCGTGATGCTTCAAATTTCCTTGCAGCTGAAGGTGTCACTAAGTTTACTGACCTGGCTGATTTACAAAATGTAGATTGGCAAGACACGCGATTCCCACAGTTGATGGTTTTTGCTCACCTTGATCAGTCTTTGCGTTATATCAGTAGCTTGGGCTTTGATGTGTTTGATGCACCTCTTGAGTTCGATGGTAGAGGACTATCTGCAGATAACTCGACTTACTACTACGGTCCTAAAGCAACTCTGTTTGGTGTCGGTGGTGGTTCTCCAGATGCATTAGACGGCGACGTCATTCTGCATGAGCTTGGGCATGGGATTCATTATCACATAGTAAAAGATTGGGCTTATGGTCATACCGGTGCAATCGGTGAGGGTTTTGGTGATTACTGGGCGGGTAGCTTTAGCTTTCGTACTCAATATGAAAATGCCCAAACTCGTGGACAAGAGTTCGAGATTGATACCGTCTTTAACTGGGATGGCTACTTTGGCGTAAGAAATACCACTCGCAGCCTTTGGAACCAAAGAGCACGGTACTTTAGACAAGCGGAATATCGCCCCCATGAAAGTGTTGCGGGTGAGCTAGGTGATGAACTTTGGTCAACACCGTTGTTCCAAGCTCTGAAAGCATCGGTTGAACAGTATGGTGAGCTCGCTTTTAAAGAGTTCGATTCAATCATACTTGAGTCTATGTACGGGCTCGGTCGAGGGGTGAAAATGCATGATCTAGCTGAGAGCACGCTGTTTGTGGCTCAACAGCTCTATCCTAATCGAGATTATGCCGAAATATTGAAGCAAAAGTTTGATGTGCATGGACTGATCATCGAACCATTTAAAGTAGAGGTTCCTGATCATTATGTTGATCCAAAGAAGCCGCTGACCATTGAGTTGTACCCGACGTTAAGACAGGCTCAAGTCGATGGCGAAATTAATATTTCAGAATTGGTGAAGTCGTTTGTTAGTCCTCCGGTTAACCAACTAACGATTGAAGCGACACTTCCTACAGGCGAGGTGTGTGGTTCTTCAGTCACCATGAATACGAATGTCGACTATCGATACAGCGACACACTCAAATCACAAAAGTGGCAGCATGATTTGCCCCTTGTATATGGCTTGCCTGTACTCGAATCCGATATCAAAGAGTTGGATAGCTATCTTCCCGATAGCCGATTTAGCTCGACTAATCAGCCGATCGTTGGCTTTAAAACATTCAATTTCACACTAAGTGGAACGGATCAGATCGCAGACGAAAATTTCGGTATGTATTTAGAAATCGAGCATCCTCGTTTAAGCGACTTAGTGGTAACTCTGATTTCACCGAAGGGAACTCGAGTTGATTTACTTAACCATAAGTCGACACGCTTTTCTGGCTTTGATGGCTACTTCACACTCAAGCATGACTCGGTTCTTGATTCGTTTAAGGGTGAGCCTATTAATGGGTCTTGGCGTTTAGAAATTGCCGATTATGTAAATGGTGAAACTGGGAGCTTAAAGCGTTGGGGTCTCGGCACTATTTCGAAATATGAATGTGGAGAAACGACGACTTCACCTCAAGAACCAATAGCTACCAATAGCTCTTCTGGTGGCTCAGCTTCACCTATCTTGATTCTATTTATGTCTTTGCTTTCGTTAGGCAGGTCATTTGCTACACGTTACTTGCCTCAAATGGCAAGGCTCTTTAAAAACAAAACAAGAAGATAA
- a CDS encoding DUF1566 domain-containing protein: MKPQLTILVISLALAGCGGSGGSDTSASAAPTYTVSGTVTAQNVDLQSKVCADINQNYMCDSGEPSSTANANGEFSITSTKKSILSVPLLAQVDTGIAANSTSGSASSYAYIAAPGLQKNTGNEINGISSLLAGYVADGLTVAEANSKLKAQLAKSGISISGDIQDDLSASELASLEQNIVSTIKAFKHSNRAFMLAQLSAKFDKSAADYVNGVLTNDEVTAFANFLEGELKAATALNDTGVLRYFSDIDDTQNVSEPQSSFPGQDAEYGFDKTELNSNTGNGFQFAKLDSSGQVLADDAAQWSCVLDQRSGLIWESKTDDENSVQYKDRILALELPGLVTPYDQDVDLATCKTKGDAICTTQDYVEHINAMNLCGKSDWRLPTFHEFYNLLDFGETETNSDGEVYGLTYKYFPHQTLGIDYTTYTGSVWTQSITYSQYTNGVVTGGFYYNEIGTQGSDRGVVGSIEIYSGDVDSSDNYDSYQFPVRLVSLQGQ, from the coding sequence ATGAAACCTCAATTGACTATTTTGGTCATCTCTTTGGCCCTAGCTGGCTGTGGTGGTTCGGGCGGTTCCGATACCTCTGCATCGGCAGCACCAACCTACACAGTTTCAGGTACAGTGACGGCACAGAATGTAGATTTACAAAGTAAGGTCTGTGCAGACATCAATCAAAACTATATGTGTGATAGCGGAGAGCCAAGTTCGACGGCTAACGCGAATGGCGAATTTAGTATTACCAGTACTAAGAAGTCAATTTTATCGGTTCCTTTATTAGCTCAAGTGGATACGGGGATAGCAGCCAATAGCACGAGCGGTTCTGCGTCTTCTTACGCTTATATCGCAGCTCCCGGTCTTCAAAAAAACACGGGAAATGAGATTAATGGTATTAGTTCACTTTTGGCGGGTTATGTTGCGGATGGACTGACGGTTGCTGAGGCCAACAGCAAATTAAAAGCGCAGCTCGCGAAAAGTGGTATCTCTATTTCTGGTGACATACAAGACGATTTATCTGCGTCTGAGCTCGCGAGTTTGGAACAAAATATCGTATCAACAATCAAGGCTTTTAAGCACTCGAATCGTGCATTCATGCTCGCTCAGTTAAGTGCGAAATTTGATAAGAGTGCGGCTGATTATGTAAATGGCGTGCTCACAAATGATGAAGTTACCGCTTTTGCTAATTTCTTAGAAGGTGAATTGAAAGCTGCCACAGCATTGAATGATACTGGTGTTCTACGCTATTTCTCAGATATCGATGATACACAAAATGTCTCTGAGCCACAGAGTTCATTCCCAGGTCAAGATGCAGAATACGGCTTTGATAAAACAGAGCTGAATAGCAATACGGGCAATGGTTTCCAGTTTGCAAAGTTAGATTCAAGTGGTCAGGTGCTTGCTGATGATGCTGCTCAGTGGTCTTGTGTCCTCGATCAACGCAGTGGCTTGATTTGGGAGTCGAAAACGGATGATGAAAACTCTGTTCAATATAAAGATCGCATCTTAGCGCTAGAGTTACCTGGATTAGTAACGCCTTACGATCAGGACGTAGATCTAGCGACGTGTAAAACGAAAGGTGATGCGATATGTACCACTCAAGATTACGTTGAGCATATCAACGCAATGAACTTATGCGGTAAGTCAGATTGGCGTTTGCCAACGTTCCATGAGTTCTACAACTTGCTTGACTTCGGCGAAACTGAAACTAACTCAGATGGTGAAGTTTATGGTTTAACTTACAAGTACTTCCCACATCAAACCCTTGGTATTGACTATACGACTTACACTGGTTCGGTATGGACTCAATCCATTACTTATAGTCAATACACAAATGGCGTTGTCACGGGTGGCTTCTATTATAACGAGATTGGAACTCAGGGATCAGATAGAGGGGTTGTTGGTTCCATAGAGATCTATTCAGGTGATGTTGATTCTTCAGATAATTATGATTCGTACCAATTCCCAGTTCGTTTAGTTTCACTACAAGGTCAATAG
- a CDS encoding TonB-dependent hemoglobin/transferrin/lactoferrin family receptor, whose product MKLSPLSAAVLSVLAANLVHAESEVYHFEEVIVTANKIEQPLSEVAGSVAVITGEELEKKGATELYDAIKSEPGVSVSGGAGRPQNITIRGMTGNRILIVKDGIKSADGFGANDINDKIGRNSFDMSNLESIEVIKGASSSVFGSGAIGGVVVVRTKKPGDYLDNEDFYSDVSATYTGISNKYKGATNLAFRSGKFESLINLSYWEGEETRNFDEDLYNREIDGVGGGYTLNYWSSDALMLKGNVEYYKENLNRKEGTSKIQKDGKWDTEDFDQQSYTETFSAYAGFEYLPSNTWFEELDAKIYWRDMTNEDTTNRLMSRTNNNVSELRRTIDVRGFTDQLLGVNADFISAFQHHNMNHTLSYGVNMETNLHERPSQSSVLDWNGVSLNTDVPFAPARSYNFAAFIRDAIEIDHWTVTAGARFDLHQLKPESQNTINGYEVKEQNSSEFSPSLSVSYQLTDSLNTYLSYNHGFRAPGYDKIYGYQNHDFVPITPFVIVPNMDLEAETSDSFELGSKFDNGQTQLYAAVFYQKFDNFIDVKQITFVPDSNTGNYYKQYQNVNGVETYGIEASIAYRLSEFWSVSTKVGYVDGEDEDGEKVRTLTPWEGNAEIAYDDNAISAYAQVNWAQAMDNVPQCEDDLGIVTGCATTAGWASVDLGLSYSWNFGLDVSANVINLFDKEYIRYQDVAGIADSNKLYSTEPGRYFTVNAKYEF is encoded by the coding sequence ATGAAGCTTTCCCCCCTATCAGCGGCAGTACTGAGCGTACTTGCTGCCAACCTCGTGCACGCCGAATCCGAGGTTTATCACTTTGAAGAAGTGATCGTAACAGCGAATAAAATTGAACAGCCACTATCAGAAGTTGCAGGTTCAGTTGCCGTGATTACTGGTGAAGAACTCGAAAAAAAGGGCGCAACAGAGCTTTATGATGCAATAAAGAGCGAACCGGGAGTCAGTGTTTCTGGGGGAGCGGGGCGACCTCAAAATATCACTATCCGCGGAATGACTGGTAACCGTATCTTGATTGTGAAAGATGGAATCAAGTCTGCTGATGGCTTTGGTGCTAATGACATCAATGACAAGATAGGGCGTAACTCGTTTGATATGTCTAACCTCGAAAGTATTGAGGTTATAAAAGGGGCGAGTTCGTCTGTATTTGGTTCGGGTGCTATTGGTGGTGTGGTAGTGGTTCGGACTAAAAAGCCGGGGGATTATCTCGACAACGAAGACTTCTATAGTGATGTCTCAGCAACCTATACCGGTATCAGTAATAAATACAAAGGCGCGACAAACCTTGCTTTTCGTTCGGGAAAGTTTGAAAGCTTGATAAACCTTTCTTATTGGGAAGGTGAAGAAACTCGTAATTTTGACGAAGACTTATATAACCGAGAAATAGATGGTGTCGGTGGTGGTTATACGCTGAATTACTGGTCAAGTGATGCATTAATGCTTAAAGGGAATGTTGAGTACTATAAAGAGAATCTAAATAGAAAAGAGGGCACCTCTAAGATCCAAAAAGATGGCAAGTGGGATACTGAAGATTTTGATCAACAATCCTATACCGAGACTTTTTCTGCGTATGCGGGCTTTGAGTACCTTCCTTCCAATACTTGGTTCGAGGAATTGGATGCCAAGATCTATTGGCGTGATATGACGAATGAAGATACCACCAATCGTTTGATGTCTCGAACCAACAACAACGTTTCTGAGTTACGCAGAACGATTGATGTACGTGGTTTTACCGATCAGCTTCTTGGTGTAAACGCCGATTTTATTAGTGCATTCCAACATCACAACATGAATCATACCTTGTCTTATGGTGTGAATATGGAAACCAACCTCCATGAGCGTCCAAGTCAATCCTCTGTTTTAGATTGGAACGGAGTGTCACTTAACACGGATGTGCCTTTTGCTCCCGCTCGCTCGTACAACTTTGCCGCCTTTATTCGTGACGCGATTGAAATTGACCATTGGACTGTGACGGCAGGTGCTCGTTTTGATTTACACCAGTTGAAACCTGAGTCACAGAACACGATCAATGGTTATGAAGTCAAGGAACAAAATTCGAGTGAGTTTTCTCCTAGCTTATCGGTGAGTTATCAGTTGACGGACTCGTTAAATACATACCTTTCTTACAATCACGGTTTTAGAGCTCCGGGTTATGACAAAATTTATGGTTACCAGAACCATGATTTTGTCCCAATCACCCCATTTGTCATTGTGCCGAATATGGATCTAGAGGCCGAAACCAGTGATTCATTCGAATTAGGCAGTAAGTTTGATAATGGACAAACGCAGCTTTACGCGGCCGTTTTTTATCAAAAGTTCGATAATTTTATCGACGTTAAACAGATCACGTTTGTGCCGGACTCAAATACAGGTAACTACTACAAGCAATATCAAAATGTAAATGGAGTCGAGACGTATGGCATTGAGGCTTCAATTGCGTATCGTTTAAGCGAGTTTTGGAGTGTGAGTACCAAGGTTGGTTACGTTGATGGAGAAGACGAGGATGGAGAAAAAGTTCGTACACTCACACCTTGGGAAGGTAATGCAGAGATAGCTTATGACGACAACGCTATCTCTGCTTATGCGCAGGTCAATTGGGCACAAGCTATGGATAACGTACCTCAATGTGAAGATGACTTAGGTATCGTTACCGGTTGTGCGACGACCGCTGGTTGGGCGAGTGTCGACTTAGGTTTGAGTTACTCTTGGAACTTTGGCTTGGATGTTAGCGCCAATGTGATCAACCTATTTGATAAAGAATACATCCGATACCAAGATGTTGCGGGTATTGCGGACAGCAATAAACTTTACTCTACAGAGCCTGGTCGTTACTTCACTGTTAACGCCAAGTATGAGTTTTAA